The Psychrobacter sp. 28M-43 genome segment TGAAACGCAAGGTCACAAAATGCACGTTAAGTTTTGCGGGTTTACTCAGCTTAATGATATACAGACTGCTGCACAGTTAGGTGCAGATGCAGTGGGTTTGGTGTTTTATCCACCAAGTCCACGTGCAGTCACGATAGAGCAGGCGCAAACTCTGAGTGCTGCCGTACCTGCTTTTGTCAGCGTGGTGGCACTGGTAGTCAATATGCCCAAAGATGAGCTGATCAAATTAGCAAACAACGTCTCTTTTGATATTATTCAGTTCCACGGTGATGAAACGCCTGAGCAGTGCCAACAGCTGGCAGGCGTGATCAATAAACGCTGGATCAAAGCATTGCGTATCAATACAGAGCAAGACAGTCTCGATAGCGTTCGCGCCCAAATTAATCAATTTGCGACCGCAGGTGCCAGTAGTATTTTACTGGATGCTTATCATCAGCATAAGTATGGCGGTACAGGCGCACGTTTTGATTGGAGTCTCATTCCACATGACAGCGCACTACCAATCGTTCTGGCTGGCGGGCTCGATGCCGACAATGTTGCCGCTACATTAGATTTACCTATTTATGGCGTCGATGTGAGCGGTGGTATCGAGGTTGATAAAGGTAAAAAAGACGCTGCCAAAATGCGTGCCTTTATGAAAGCGGTCAAACGCGATCGATGGCAAAACGCTACGGTCACTGGCGTCATCTAAGTGGGTGTGTATCTAGCTATTTGCGATACGTAATCTGCTTAGTTGATCGTTATTCCGATTTTTCTGCTTAAATCTTATTAGATTGTTATCCCTTTTATTATTTTTTCTCTATTTATCTAAAGTTATCTAAAAAATACCACTTATTACAGTAGGAATTATCATGAGTCATGTCGAGAACAAAGATTTATCTGCTACCGCACAATCGGTTAATACTTTTACCAATCCTGAAAACGTACAGGACTTCAACCAGTATCCTGATGCGCGCGGTCATTTTGGTGTACATGGGGGGCGTTTTGTCTCTGAGACGCTAATGGCTGCTCTAGAAGAGCTAGAAACGCTTTATACCAAAGTAAAAGCAGACCCAGCATTCTGGGAAGAGTATCACAACGATTTGGTCAATTATGTCGGTCGTCCAACGCCGCTATATCATGCTAAGCGTTTGAGCGATGAGATTGGCGGTGCGCAAATTTACTTTAAGCGTGAAGACCTAAACCATACAGGCGCGCATAAAGTAAATAACACCATTGGTCAGGCACTGCTTGCCAAGATGTGCGGCAAAAAACGTATCATCGCTGAGACTGGTGCAGGACAGCATGGCGTAGCGACGGCGACAATTGCCGCACGCTTAGGCCTAGAATGTATCGTCTATATGGGTGCTGACGATGTCGAGCGTCAAAAAATGAACGTCTATCGTATGCGCTTGCTTGGCGCGACAGTTGTGCCCGTCACTTCTGGCTCACGCACGCTCAAAGACGCAATGAACGAAGCCATGCGTGACTGGGTGACCAATGTGGATAGCACCTATTACATTATCGGTACTGTGGCAGGCCCGCATCCTTATCCGCTGTTGGTTCGTGATTTCCAAGCGATTATCGGTAAAGAAGCACGTATTCAGCATCTAGAAAAAACAGGCAAAATGCCAGATGCCTTGGTTGCGTGTGTCGGTGGTGGCTCAAATGCTATTGGTTTGTTCTTTGACTTCCTAAACGATACTGACGTTAAAATGTATGGTGTCGAAGCGACAGGCGATGGTATCGAGTCAGGTCGTCATTCAGCACCATTGGCTGCTGGTCGTATCGGCGTGCTACATGGTAACCGTACTTACCTAATGGCAGATGATGATGGCCAGATTCAAGAGACGCATTCTATCTCAGCGGGTCTTGATTATCCTGGTGTCGGCCCAGAGCATAGCTTCCTA includes the following:
- a CDS encoding phosphoribosylanthranilate isomerase — protein: MHVKFCGFTQLNDIQTAAQLGADAVGLVFYPPSPRAVTIEQAQTLSAAVPAFVSVVALVVNMPKDELIKLANNVSFDIIQFHGDETPEQCQQLAGVINKRWIKALRINTEQDSLDSVRAQINQFATAGASSILLDAYHQHKYGGTGARFDWSLIPHDSALPIVLAGGLDADNVAATLDLPIYGVDVSGGIEVDKGKKDAAKMRAFMKAVKRDRWQNATVTGVI
- the trpB gene encoding tryptophan synthase subunit beta, giving the protein MSHVENKDLSATAQSVNTFTNPENVQDFNQYPDARGHFGVHGGRFVSETLMAALEELETLYTKVKADPAFWEEYHNDLVNYVGRPTPLYHAKRLSDEIGGAQIYFKREDLNHTGAHKVNNTIGQALLAKMCGKKRIIAETGAGQHGVATATIAARLGLECIVYMGADDVERQKMNVYRMRLLGATVVPVTSGSRTLKDAMNEAMRDWVTNVDSTYYIIGTVAGPHPYPLLVRDFQAIIGKEARIQHLEKTGKMPDALVACVGGGSNAIGLFFDFLNDTDVKMYGVEATGDGIESGRHSAPLAAGRIGVLHGNRTYLMADDDGQIQETHSISAGLDYPGVGPEHSFLKDMKRVEYVGCTDKEALEGFHEATRKEGIIPALETAHAVAYALKLAKTMTPDQTIIVNMSGRGDKDLHSVMKAEGIEL